Genomic segment of Grus americana isolate bGruAme1 chromosome 31, bGruAme1.mat, whole genome shotgun sequence:
CCGGCTGGGCCCGGCTGTAGCACCCGCTTTGCCCCCGGTTTGCACCGGCCGCGGCCTCGGGACGAGCCCTGGTAACCGGCTGCGCCGGGTGCGGGGACCCCGGCAGGTTCCAGCCGGGCCCCGGGGGATCcccgcgggggcggccccggtGATGCCTCGGGATCCCGGGAACGTCAGCGGCCAGGCGTGACGTCACGGGGCCCCCGCCTGGGGCGGGCTGCGCGCGGGGCCGCGCGGCGGCGGGAGCTGGGGCCGGAGCGAGGTAAcgggcggcgggaggaggcggcgACGGGCCGTCACCCCCCGGtacccccgcccccccccccccgggcccgcGGTGCCGCACCCCCCGGTCCCCTCCGGTGCCGGGCTTCCCTCCTCGCCGCTCTttgcagggccggggggggtccGGTGAAGCCGGGCAGGGTCCCGGCGCCGGGGGTCCCGGCAGCTTCTCCCCGGGCCTGGGACCCGCCGTGCCGCCCCGACGCCTCGGGGATGGCCCCGTGCCCGACACGCACCCCtccacaccccccacaccccctcgGCGCGGGCTGCGGCTCCCGGGACACGGCGGCACCGGCCCGAGGGCTGCTCCGCTCCCCCGGGGGGGGCGTGCCGGGGGCTCTGCCGCTGCCGAGGGGAATGGCTGGGGTGGCActaacgggggggggggcattgcAGAGGGGTGGCACTAACGGGGGGCACTGCCGAAGGGGGGCACTAACGGGGGGACACTAACGGGAGGGGGGCACTAAGGAGGTGGTGGCGCTAATGGGGGTGGCAGAAgcgggggggacacgacacatTGCCAGTGGCATTGCTGGTGGCACTACCGGGGGGTACGACCGGGCACGGCGGGCCGGCTCCCCCAAGATTCCCGGTTCGCCTCCGGGAAAGCGGGTACCGGGAGGGGGATaccggggggaaggggggggggggtacaggGTCCCTCCCCGCCCGTCCCTCTCCCTCCCGCCGGCCTGGCCCGGCCCCGCACGGGCTGAGCTCATCTTTCCAGCCCGCGGGCGGTGTTCCCGGCGCTGGGCGCCCGCCAGCAGCCGCCGCTCTTTCCATCGCCCCGGCCAGGGTCTCCCCGCGGGGACCGGGCGAGGGACGGGGGGGACGCGGGGTCCcaccggggggggggatgccACCCCCCGGTGGGACCCCgcgtcccccccgtcccccgcACCCAGGCACCGAGCGGGAGGAGTCCGGGGGGTACCGGCACCGGGGATGCTGAGCACCGAAGATACGGGCTCAGATGGGCACCGGGCAGAGCGGCACCGGGGATGCGGGAGAGCACCGGGGATAGCGGCACCGAGGGGGCACCGGGGATGGGGGCGTCGCTGATGGGGGGCATTAGGGATACCGGCACCGGAGATACCATCACCGAGGGGGAACCGGGGATGGGGGCACCGGAGATGCCAGCACCGGGGATGGGGGCACTGGAGATAGCGTCACCGAGGGAACACCGGGGATACCGGCACTGGAGATACCAGCACCGAGAGGGCACCGGGGATATCGGCACCGAGGACAcaccggggatggggacaccggGGTACCAGCACCGAGGGGGGGTACCGGGAATACCGGCACCGGGTGGGCCCCGGGCCCTGCTGCCGCCCCTGCCCGTCCCGGCTCTGCCGCTCGTCCCGGCACCGGGGCCTCCCCCACCTGTCCCgtgtcgtgtgtgtgtgtgtcccccccccttccccgccggCGGCCTcgggagccccggggggggcggggggcacccgCGCTATTTTTAGCCGGGGCCGCGCGGGTATTTTTAGCGCGGGCGCCGCGGTTGCGTCAATGGAACCCCGCGTGCGTCACGGCCGCGCCCCCGCCGGAACCGCCCCCCCCGCGCCTTCTACGGCGCCGCCGTGCGTCACGGGTCCGCGCGCCGCCCCGCGCGTCACCGAGCGCTTAAGAGAATGTAGTGGCGGGGCCGGAGCCCGGCGGAGCCcgcgcagcggcggcggcggcagtgGCAGCGGAGCGGGAACCCGAACGCCGCCGCGCCGGCACCCGGGTACGAGCGGCACCGGGATGCGGGAACCGGGCGGGGAACACCGGGGGCGGGATGTCCCGGAGGCACCGGGAGGTGCACGGGCTCGGGTGTCCCGGTGGTACCGGGAGCGAGTGGCGGCTGGGCGTCCCGGTTGGaaccgggggcggggggagccggtTCGGGTGAGCCGGGGGCGAGCGGCGGCGGTCGCTCTGCAAAGTGCATCGGGACGGGCGTCCCGGGTAGCAccgggcaggcagagccgggaTCGGGCGTCCCGGTATCACGGAGGGGGAGTCGATTCGGGTGTCCCGGGGGCTCAGGGCGGCGGGCGTCCTGCAAAGTGCAAGGGGGTCGGGCGTCCCGGTGGCACCGGGGAGAGTCGGAGGTCCCGGTGGAAGGGACCGGGCGGTGTGCGCCGTGCGGGGCTGGCCCTCGGGGTACCCGGTAGCGCTGGGGAGAACCGGGGGGGAGGCGCACGGGGCAGGGGCCAGCAGAGCGAGGGGTCCTGGTCCTGGGGGTCCCGGGAAGAGCCCGGCGCCGAGCTCCGTGCGGGTCTGGGAGCCGTTTCTCGGGGCTGCCCCCGGCCGTGCCGGGCTGCGGGGCCAGGGCCGGGCTGGTCCCCGGTCCCGGGACCCCCCACCGGGTCCGGCTGCAGTCGGGGAGAGCCCGGGAGCCCTGAGCAGAGCGGCCACGGAGCCGGAGCAGGCAGCAccgtgcaggcaggagggagcaggcagcaccaggGGTATTGCTTTGCAGGCAGCGCCGTGCAGGCAAGTTCCCCCCCCCTCGCTGCCCACGCAGGCCTGGCAGCGGTTGTGTTTTGGTGAGGCAAGGCagcaggtgcaggcagggaggtgggcAGCGttactgcccccccccccccccctcctccggCGCTGCCGGCTGCTCTCGCCTGCCTGCGGCCCAGGGCCCGGTGCCAGGGGCTGCCACCACCCCGCGCAGGCAGCGGCCCCCGGGCCTGGGcacgggcagctgcctgcactcGCAAACGAGGAATCTGCAATTACTGCTCAGGCTGTGGGGCAGCGCGGGGGCTGCCACGGGAACCTGTGCCTCGTCCCCTGCGGGGTTTGTGGCGGGGGGGAACCCCAACACTGCCAGCGTGCAGGTGGGGGCAAAAGCATTTGAATAAGGGAGCGGCGACCGCGCTGGGCGCTGCCCGCTGCTGCCACGCAAGCCCTGCGCCGGGATCGCAGGAAGGGTCGAGGCTTTGCATGGCCCAGCTGGCGATTTGCAGCCGGGATTTGCATGCAGGCGAGGAAAGCTGCCGCTGGCAGAGCCGGTGTCCCCGCTGCCATGTCCCCAGCGCAGCATCGTGCCCTCCGGCTACGTGCTGGGGCAAGAGGCAGTGGGGGGTCACCGTCCCCTCTGAATGGCACAGCCCTGGTCCCCGGCACGGCACGGGCACAAACCCCACCGGCACACCGGGAGCGCCTGGGGGCTGGTGCCACCCCATGGGTGCCAGGGCTGGACCCACGCCGGGTATTTTTAAACCCGGCTCCCCAGGCGGGGATCAGCTTTCTGGGCGCCAGCGAAAGCTGCCCGGACTTGGCTGGGGGAAGCCGGGGGCCGGTGGGTGAGCTGGCAGTGGTTCCGtgccggggctgcggcagccGGGGGCCAGGCGCGccatgacctttaaaggtctgCGAGATGAATTACATTATCGTCTTGCCATCAGGGTCACTCCTGGCTTGGTTTTCAGCTGGACCCGGGACTCCTGTTACGCCTTGTGCAGGGCCGGATCCGTGCCGCAGGGCCGGGGGGCcgcagggccgggggggtgggCTCCTCTCCCCCCGCAGCCGGCAGGTCTGGCTGCACTGGCTTTTCCAAAAGGCTCCGAAACAGGTGGTGGGGGGAGTCGGACTCTCGAGCCCCGGTTCAGCCCTGGCTCCGGCttcccccagccagccctggtcTTGGGAATCCGCTGGCCGcgttcctccctccttccctttcgGCAGCTTTGCTAAGCCAGCGTTTTGGGGAATGTCCTTTGCGCCCATTGGCTGCGGCGTGACCTTTCCTGGGGACGGCGGTGGCAGCCAGCGGCTCTGGGGGTCCAGCTCTGGCCCCGGCTGCCTGCGAGGGGGATCCCGGGAAGCCCCCCGTGGTTCTCGCCCTGTCTCCatccgcggggggggggggggggtggtgtgtgcAGGTGCGGTGGTGGGGTCCCTGCTAACGCTCCGCTTTCCCCGCAGAGATGCCCTGCATCCAGGCGCAGTACGGCACGGTGGGCACCGGCCCCTGTGAGCGCTGCCCGGCCGAGCTGCTCAGCCCCGAGGGCGGCCGCTTCCCTATGGAGGTGGCCGGAGCGGACCTGGCAGCCGCCCCCGCCCTGCCCAGCTTCAGCACCTTCATGGAGGGCTACGCCGGCGAGTTCGACGCCTTCCTCTACCAGCTGCCAGCCGGCAGCCAGCCCACCGCCGCTGCCGCCTTCAAGCTGGAGGACTTCCAGGTGTACGGCTGCTACCCCGGCGCCTTCGGCGGGCAGCCGGACGAGACCCTCTCCTCCAGCGGCTCGGACTGTTACGGCAGCCCCTGCTCCGTCCCCTCGCCCGCTACGCCGGGCTTCCAGCCGCCACAGGCACCGGGCTGGGAGGGCTCCTTTGGGGCGTATTCGCCCCCGCCGAACTACGAGGGCGGGCGGCCCTGGGCCGAGCCAGTTAAGGGCGGTGGGTCGCAGCCCCCCTTCTTCGCCTTCGGCCCCCCGGCACCCAGCCCCGGTGGGTCCCCCGGGACCCTGAAGGGGCAGCCGGGCCCCTCGCCCCGCCTGGACCCACGGCTGCTGGACACGGACGCCTTCGCCCTGGCCCAGGGCTCCCCCGGGGGGTTCGCTGGGTTGCCCCTGGCCCCCACCTCACCGCTGCTGGAGGGGCCGGCACTGACCCCCGCCAAGGCGCGCAGCCCCGGCGCGGGCGAGGGCCGCTGCGCCGTCTGCGGGGACAACGCCTCCTGCCAGCACTACGGCGTGCGCACCTGCGAGGGCTGCAAGGGCTTCTTCAAGGTAAGGGGACCCTTGCCCCCGGAGCTGCTGCCAGGATGTTCCCATAATGCTTTGCAGCAGCGGGAGGATGCTGTGGGTCACCCCGGGGAGGGGCAGGGCGGGGAGTGCGGCCCCCGGGAGCCCTTCCCACGGACGTGGAGCCGGATGCTGGGCTGGAGCGGGAGGCAGGGGAGGACAGAAGGGCTTTTGTTCGGTGGCTCGGCGCCCCGGGCTCAGCTTGGGCCGCTCCTTCCCCGCCTGCAGCGCACGGTGCAGAAGAACGCCAAGTACATCTGCCTGGCCAACAAGGACTGCCCCGTGGACAAGCGGCGGAGGAACCGCTGCCAGTTCTGCCGCTTCCAGAAGTGCCTGGCCGTCGGCATGGTCAAAGAAGGTACCTGGGTCCTGTCCCAGGGTTGCGGGGTCCCAGCGGGAgtcggggggggtggggggggccccACTCTGTGGCCCACCTGGCTGAGCTGAGGACAGACACGCTCATTGCATGTCCCTCTCTGCAGTGGTCCGGACCGACAGCCTGaaggggcggcggggccggctgCCCTCCAAACCCAAGCAGCCACCGGACACGTCCCCCGTCAGCCTCATCACCTCGCTGGTGCGGGCGCACATCGACTCCATCCCCAGTGCCACCAAGCTCGACTACTCCAAGGTAGGGCCGGTGCCACCCCGCGCCCTCCCcggggctgtgccagggccagatcctgacacacccccccttccccgtgGCAGTTCCAGGAGTCGGCACCGTGCCAGTTCGAGAAGGAGGACTCGGTGGACGTGCAGCAGTTTTACGACCTGCTCACCGGCTCCATGGACGTCATCCGCAAGTGGGCTGAGAAGATCCAGGGCTTCGCCGAGCTGCCCAGGGAGGACCAGGACCTGCTGCTGGAATCGGCCTTCCTCGAGCTCTTCATCCTGCGCCTGGCATACCGGTGAGTCCCGGCACGGTGTGGTGCGGCGGGGAGCCTggggccgtgccgggggggggTTTGACACGTGGTTGTGCCCGCAGCTCCAAGCCGGAGGAAGGGAAACTCATCTTCTGCAACGGGGTGGTGCTGCACCGCCTGCAGTGCGTGCGGGGCTTCGGCGAGTGGATCGATGCCATCCTTGAGTTCTCCCATAGCCTGCACCGCATGAACGTCGACgtcccctccttctcctgcctcgCCGCCCTCGTCATCATCACAGGTGAGACCCCCccctcaccctgctgctgctcctttccccACCCCGCGGCCATCACCCTGGCCTCAAGcctccgtgtgtgtgtgtgtgtccccctgCCCTTAGACCGCCACGGGCTGAAGGAGCCGAAGCGGGTGGAGGAGCTGCAGAACCGCATCGTGGGCTGCCTGAAGGACCACGTGGCAGCGGCGGGGGCCGAACCGGGCCGCCCCGGCTGCCTCTCCAAGCTGCTGGGCAAACTGCCCGAGCTGCGCAGCCTCTGCACCCAGGGCCTCCAGCGCATCTTCTACCTGAAGCTGGAGGACCTGGTGCCACCACCGCCCATCGTCGACAAGATCTTCATGGACACACTGCCCTTCTGAGCCTCCGGCGGGGggggctgccaccagcccctgaCCCCCACCCTGGGGATGCCTGGATCATCCCCAGGGATGCATgggtcccgtccccccccgccttgGATGCCCGGGTCCCCTTGGGGACACCCGGCTCCCCAATGTGCCTTCATGGCGCCGGGTGCGGACGCACAGCAGCCCCGGTGCCTTTTCCCCCTGGGGGGGGCATCGCCGGCGCGGTGCTCCCCTTTCCCCCTGTAAAAATGCCCCCATTGTAAATAGCGAGCGGCCGGATCCTGTACAGAGCGGGGAGCGcagaggcggggagggggctccagcccccccaacctcatccccctcccctttatattttttcttttttttttttttttttttttccttctttggcCATTTTCTGTATATAAACTTGAACGTTACAGCGAGAGCTGCCAAAAGGGGCCGTTTCTCTCGTGCGTGTTTCCCCCCCCTTCGataatattttctatatttaataTACGGTGATTTGTGGCAGagtgccaggggctggggacagccgGGGTGCCGGAGCCGCACGTTGCCCACGCCGCTGCCCTTGAACTGTCACTCACCCCAGCGCCGGCGGCTGCCATGGCCCTGCACCTGTCCCCTGCCTGATTTATCCTCCCCAAAATAACCGGGAAGCGTGACCgggtgtctgtgtgtgtccccccctctctccctgccacTGGCCAGGGCCCTGGGGACACGGCCAGCCCCGTGGCGGGGTGGACACCGGTGTTTGGGGTCCTGGGCCCAGCCGGGATCTCACCGTGGGGTtgggggcagggtggggggtcCTGGTGCCGTGGCGGGGGGAAGCCAGGCCGGCACGGTCCCCcggttgtccctttcctcctgccGGGGACAGCCTGGCCCCGGAGCAAATGTTAGCGGGGACACCGAGGACTGGTGCCGAACAAGGGCCACATTGAGGCGCTGGGTGCGGGGGTCCCGCGGCGGCACACAAGGGCCCTtctgtcccccccgcccctgccatggggaggGCGCTGACGCACGGCGGGGCCGCGGCTGGGGGgtcgggctggggggggggggggggggcaggagagcCTCGTGCAGTGGGGACAGGAGGGGCACGGGGTGGGCTGTTGGCACGGCACAGCTCAGCATGGCCTGGCGCTGCTctggctgtggggcaggaatggccgtgctgtggggctggaatGGCCGTGCCATGTCGCAGCTGCGCGTCCCAATGCCCGTCACGGTGCCGACCCACACCCGAAGTCACCGGGGAGGGCACCCCCGGCACCCCAAGGacagcagctggggctgagtGGGGCAGCGGGTCCCCGGCCCCTCCCCAGGGCGCAGGGCTGGCCTCTGCCCACCTCGGACTGGGccccgggcaggggctgctgcaggagggacgGGGACGATGGTGCCAGCAGGACGAGGTAAAAATAGCCCCACGGCCAGCTGCGGCCGCGCCGGTTGCCCCAGGGCTGCACGGCACGGACACGTGTGTCATGGCGTGTGCCCGGCCCTCCGCCCGGTGATGTGCCACGGCCCACCCTGCCGTTTACACCAGGACGCGAGTCCCCACGGCGGCGTGAGTGGCCTGACGCCAGCGCCCCACGGccccgtgtcccccgtgtcccccgtgtcccccgtgCCCCTGCCTCAGCACCCCCGGCGTCCCTCTGCCCTGTGTCCCGTGTCCCCCTGTCCCTGgtgccccccgtgcccccatgtccccataCTGGTGCCCCCCACGGCCCTGTGCCCCCCGCGGGGCCTGTCCCCCTGCTCTCTCCTTGTCGCCGTGTCCCTCCGTCCGGGGCCATGGCACCGCGGGGTCAGCCGGGGTCACCcgggggtcaccgggggtcaccggcccccggccccgctgcagtACCGCCGCGGAGCCTCCAACCCAGGGGGCGCTGTGAGCCAGGGTGCGCCCCGAGGAAGTgcgccgctctgcgccgcggGAGGCCCAGCTCTGTGGtgccccccccacacacacacctggAACGAACCAAGGCGGCGGTGGCGTGgggggagagaggcaggagagcGGGAGCAGGGTTCTGCCCCCCGAGCCGCACCGCGGCCGGAAACGGCATCTGTGGGCACAAAGTTAACGACAGAAGGTGCAGAGTGAGGAAACACGGCTTCTACGGCGGGAGGTGCCGCCGTTTCGGTAGACGGTGTGTCCCGAGCCCCCCCTACATAGATGGGCAGCCCCACTTCCCTCCTCCTGGCGGTCAGATGGTCGGCCCCGGGCGGTGAGAGCGAGGCTGGCGGCGGCGCTGgggggccgggaccgggggggtgagggggatgaggggggccggggggagtGAGGGAGGCCGGGATCCCGGgggggccgggaccgggggggtgagggggctgatggggggtgaggggggccGGGATCCCGGGGGGGGCCGAGACCGGGGGGGTGAGGGGGCTGAGGCCACGGGGGTGAGGGGGGCCGGGACCCCGGGAGAGGGTGAGGGGGTCTGGGGCCCTGGGTGAGGGCGGCTGGGGCCGAGGGGGGGCCTGGGGCTCTCCGGGGGAAGAGTGGGGTGTTGGGGGGCCCGGACCGGGACGCCTGGGCCCCTGCGAGGTGGGGGGGCTCGGACCAGGTCCCTGTGGCGCGGGGAGGGCGCACACTGAGCCACCAGGGTCCCCAGGGGGTGGGTAAAGGGGGTTGGTAGAGGGGCTGTCACCCGGGGGTGTTGCCCAAGCAGGGGCACAACTAACCCCCGCCCCCAACACCCTTCTTTTCCCGCAGGACCCACCGTCCTGCcctccccggagctgccccCGCCATGAACTGCCGCGCAGAGGTGCTGGAGGTGTCGGTGGAGGGTCGGCAGGTGGAGGAGGCCATGCTGGCGGTGCTCCACACCGTCCTGCTGCACCGCAGCACCGGCAAGTTCCACTACAAGAAGGAGGGCACCTACTCCATCGGCACCGTGGGTACCCAAGACGTGGATTGCGACTTCATCGACTTCGCCTACGTCCGTGTCTCCTCTGAGGAGCTGGACCGGGCCCTCCGCAAGGCTGTTGGGGAATTCAAGGTAAGAAAACCCCGTGGGGACCCAGCAGGGCTGACATCAGGCGCTTAAAAACCTGCAGGCTCCACCATGTCCTCCCTGTGGGGGGGAAGGTTGGTCCCTCCCCCCCCGAGTGGAACCACCGGCTCTCTCGGCAGGATGCGCTGCGCAACTCGGGCAGCGATGGGATGGGGCAGATCTCCCTGGAGTTCTACCAGAAGAAGAAGTCGCGCTGGCCCTTCTCGGATGAGTGCATCCCTTGGGAGCTGTGGACCATCAAGGTGAACGTGGTGAACCTGGCTAACGAGCAGGAGCGGCAGATCTGCCGGGAGAAGGTGGGCGAGAAGCTCTGCGAGAAGATCATCAACATCGTGGAGGTGATGAACCGCCATGAGTACCTGCCCAAGATGCCCACCCAGTCAGAGGTGGACAATGTTTTCGACACCAGCCTGAAGGACGTGCAGCCCTACCTGTACAAGATCTCCTACCAGATCACGGACTCCCTGGGCACTTCGGTCACCACAACCATGCGCCGGCTCATCAAGGACACGCTGGCTCTGTAGGTGCCACCGAGGCAGGTTCACCCCGTGTGGTGGCACCTCTCCGGCACAGCCCCTGGCTCTTTGGGACAACTTCTCTGCTTGGatccctcctctctgcctccaAAAAGCCtctgcagggagccaggctcGGCCTGGCCTTTAATTGTGGGTTGCTACAGGTTTGGTTTGCGCCGTGGGGCACTCGCCTGGCTTGGAGAACCGGCTCGGCGGCTCCCAGGTTGGCTGAGGCGGGGGGTGAGTCCTCGGGGTGAGAGCTGCTCGGTGGTGCGTGTGGCACCGCCTTGGCGCTGGGCTCCTGGCCTGGCAGAGCGACGCTGGGGACCAGCACGGAGGGGCGATGGTGGCTGAACCCCGTCCAGCCTTGTCCCTTGTCGCTGCCTGTCCTCCCCCCAGCGGCACTGCTTCCTTCCAGGGCCCAGAGACGACCTCACTGCCCTTCTCTGGGGCAAAAATAAAGGATTTGTCCTTTCATGGGGAATCTGGTCACATCCTGGCTGTTGATGCGGCCGGCGTCCACAGGATGGGGGGAAGCGGGCGCCATGGCTGAGCCGGGGGACCCCAGCACATCCTCACCCTGTTGGGCTCATCGGCCgtgggggggctgccccccatGTGCCCCtaggggaggggacagggcgATCCCCCTTCCGTGCAGGACTCTGCACCGCTCCGCAGCACCAAGGAGGGGGCAAAGCCGCTtcccctgccccgggggggaGCATCCGCTGGGCACCAACCTTTCAGCAGAGCGAGGGGGGGCCGCGCGGGCAGCTAAGACGGTCCCTGACATCACTTAAACCCTCCCCGTCTGTCGCCGACCCGCCGCAGCCCCGTGCGCTTGCACTCCGCtcctgggaggaagaggaggagaagatgaATGCCAGCGCGCAGGGGGACGTGCGAGCGGCCGAGGCCGCCCAAATCGCCGTCGTCCTGGTGCTCTGCCTTGCCGTCGCCTTCGCCGTTTTCTTCCTTGGCTgcaacctgctgctgcaggcagagagccTGGCGGCAGCCCCGGCGCAAGGGGAGCGGCGGCTGTCCCACGAGGCCGAGGGGGCTGCCGGAGGGGCGTAGGGAGGGACCGGCCCGAGCCCAGCGgacagacagacggacagaCAGCAGCGTCTTTGCCCGCAGCATCTTCGATGGCACTTGGGGACGGAGCAGGACAGCGCTGGGGGCCGCGGCCTCCCTGGCTTGTACAGATGGATTAAAAGGCAACGGGGCCAGCGGAGCCGCTGGGGTCCTGGGGCCGAGTCTGGATCTGGCCATGGGCGCGGCGGCGCTGGTAATCCCCCCTGAGAGGATTAGGGGAAACTTTTATTCCCTGTTTCAGGACTAATCCCTGGGCTGGTGGGGCTCGGGGAGGGTCTGGGGCCACATCCTGCCCCTCTGAGTCCCTGGTACCCCCCCAGCAGAGATGCCAGCGCCGCATCCTGCCACCCCCAACCCCTTTCTGCCCTGCTCCTAGGGATGCAGTGACCGcgtcctgcccccccccccccagccccttggaCCCTGCTGGCAGAGACACAATGGCCACATCCTGCCCCCCCCGGGTCCTGTGGCCGCATCCTGCTTCTCCACTCCCTCCCGCACCCCCACTGACCCTAAACTTTTCCCAgtcccctccagctgccagcagTGGGGTGAACTGGGgtcaccccacccccccagagcagggctggtgatgttgggggggggctccttcccccaccccaaatcgCGTTCCCCTCCTTACTCCTGCAGCTTTAATCGCATCGCTGCAAAGCCCTGCTCGAGGGTCTGGGCCCTACACaggcccccccccaccccaggacaCAGGACCCCAACATGGGGGGGGCTCCTGGAGGTCCCctccaccctccctcccccaaagcAGGCAGCGGCCATGTAAAAGACTCCATATATTTCACATGTACAAAAAgtcactgggggggggggggggtgtccggaacgggggggggggggggggcaccatCCTGccgcacccccaccccagcctggctttggtccctttttttttttttttttttttttggcaattaGTGTTCACATCAGTGGTCAAAGTGACGAgcgcggggggggcggggggggggggaatgtccCTGTGGtccccgcagtgggatgggggctCCGGGGCGGTGATCCCCATGGGGAAGCgatggggagggggcaccccATGGGTCAGCCGCTGGCGCTGGGCCCCCACtgcagctggagggggggggagggtggatttggcctctgctgcaggcaggctgggggggaggTGGTCTGCGCAGCgagacacacacccccccccaccccagtgcaggggacagggacatcACCTGCGAGCCTGGGTGAGGACGGTGGCACAAGGACAttttccgccccccccccccaccagcacGGTGTCGGGGGCAGGATGGAGACTTCCCCTGGCACCTGCAGGGCAGAGCGGGGTgaggaggggaaactgaggcagcccagcgctgcccccccccccccccccgcccagggtCCTTACCCTCACTCGGCTACAGGCGGATCCACCTGCGGGCTGCGGGAGGGAAGGGACAGTGTCAGGGGACACCGGGCCTGGGGGAGCCCCCCACCACGCCGAGGCAGCTCCAGGCATCGGGCTGGGACCCCACACTGGGATCCAGTACTGCACTGGGACCCTGCACTGGGATCCCACATTGCGGCAAAAGCCCCCTGCTGGAAACCCAGCCTTGCACCAGGATCTTGGTCCAAGATCTTGTGCCAGAAGCCCAGCACTGCACCGGGATCCTGTGCCGGGACCGAGCACTGCACTGGGATCCTGTGCCAGGATCCTCTGCTGGGACCCAGCCTTGTGCCGGGATCCTGTGCCAGGACCCAGCATTGCACTGGGATCCTGTGCCGGGATCCTCCGCTAGGACCCAGCCTCGTGCTGGGATCCTGTGCCGGGATCCTCCGCTAGGACCCAGCCTTGTGCCGGGATCCTGTGCCA
This window contains:
- the NR4A1 gene encoding nuclear receptor subfamily 4 group A member 1 isoform X3, with the protein product MPCIQAQYGTVGTGPCERCPAELLSPEGGRFPMEVAGADLAAAPALPSFSTFMEGYAGEFDAFLYQLPAGSQPTAAAAFKLEDFQVYGCYPGAFGGQPDETLSSSGSDCYGSPCSVPSPATPGFQPPQAPGWEGSFGAYSPPPNYEGGRPWAEPVKGGGSQPPFFAFGPPAPSPGGSPGTLKGQPGPSPRLDPRLLDTDAFALAQGSPGGFAGLPLAPTSPLLEGPALTPAKARSPGAGEGRCAVCGDNASCQHYGVRTCEGCKGFFKRTVQKNAKYICLANKDCPVDKRRRNRCQFCRFQKCLAVGMVKEVVRTDSLKGRRGRLPSKPKQPPDTSPVSLITSLVRAHIDSIPSATKLDYSKFQESAPCQFEKEDSVDVQQFYDLLTGSMDVIRKWAEKIQGFAELPREDQDLLLESAFLELFILRLAYRSKPEEGKLIFCNGVVLHRLQCVRGFGEWIDAILEFSHSLHRMNVDVPSFSCLAALVIITASVCVCVSPCP
- the NR4A1 gene encoding nuclear receptor subfamily 4 group A member 1 isoform X2, with product MPCIQAQYGTVGTGPCERCPAELLSPEGGRFPMEVAGADLAAAPALPSFSTFMEGYAGEFDAFLYQLPAGSQPTAAAAFKLEDFQVYGCYPGAFGGQPDETLSSSGSDCYGSPCSVPSPATPGFQPPQAPGWEGSFGAYSPPPNYEGGRPWAEPVKGGGSQPPFFAFGPPAPSPGGSPGTLKGQPGPSPRLDPRLLDTDAFALAQGSPGGFAGLPLAPTSPLLEGPALTPAKARSPGAGEGRCAVCGDNASCQHYGVRTCEGCKGFFKRTVQKNAKYICLANKDCPVDKRRRNRCQFCRFQKCLAVGMVKEVVRTDSLKGRRGRLPSKPKQPPDTSPVSLITSLVRAHIDSIPSATKLDYSKFQESAPCQFEKEDSVDVQQFYDLLTGSMDVIRKWAEKIQGFAELPREDQDLLLESAFLELFILRLAYRSKPEEGKLIFCNGVVLHRLQCVRGFGEWIDAILEFSHSLHRMNVDVPSFSCLAALVIITDRHGLKEPKRVEELQNRIVGCLKDHVAAAGAEPGRPGCLSKLLGKLPELRSLCTQGLQRIFYLKLEDLVPPPPIVDKIFMDTLPF
- the NR4A1 gene encoding nuclear receptor subfamily 4 group A member 1 isoform X1 codes for the protein MPCIQAQYGTVGTGPCERCPAELLSPEGGRFPMEVAGADLAAAPALPSFSTFMEGYAGEFDAFLYQLPAGSQPTAAAAFKLEDFQVYGCYPGAFGGQPDETLSSSGSDCYGSPCSVPSPATPGFQPPQAPGWEGSFGAYSPPPNYEGGRPWAEPVKGGGSQPPFFAFGPPAPSPGGSPGTLKGQPGPSPRLDPRLLDTDAFALAQGSPGGFAGLPLAPTSPLLEGPALTPAKARSPGAGEGRCAVCGDNASCQHYGVRTCEGCKGFFKRTVQKNAKYICLANKDCPVDKRRRNRCQFCRFQKCLAVGMVKEVVRTDSLKGRRGRLPSKPKQPPDTSPVSLITSLVRAHIDSIPSATKLDYSKFQESAPCQFEKEDSVDVQQFYDLLTGSMDVIRKWAEKIQGFAELPREDQDLLLESAFLELFILRLAYRSKPEEGKLIFCNGVVLHRLQCVRGFGEWIDAILEFSHSLHRMNVDVPSFSCLAALVIITGETPPSPCCCSFPHPAAITLASSLRVCVCVPLPLDRHGLKEPKRVEELQNRIVGCLKDHVAAAGAEPGRPGCLSKLLGKLPELRSLCTQGLQRIFYLKLEDLVPPPPIVDKIFMDTLPF
- the ATG101 gene encoding autophagy-related protein 101 isoform X1 yields the protein MVGPGRTHRPALPGAAPAMNCRAEVLEVSVEGRQVEEAMLAVLHTVLLHRSTGKFHYKKEGTYSIGTVGTQDVDCDFIDFAYVRVSSEELDRALRKAVGEFKDALRNSGSDGMGQISLEFYQKKKSRWPFSDECIPWELWTIKVNVVNLANEQERQICREKVGEKLCEKIINIVEVMNRHEYLPKMPTQSEVDNVFDTSLKDVQPYLYKISYQITDSLGTSVTTTMRRLIKDTLAL
- the ATG101 gene encoding autophagy-related protein 101 isoform X2; translated protein: MNCRAEVLEVSVEGRQVEEAMLAVLHTVLLHRSTGKFHYKKEGTYSIGTVGTQDVDCDFIDFAYVRVSSEELDRALRKAVGEFKDALRNSGSDGMGQISLEFYQKKKSRWPFSDECIPWELWTIKVNVVNLANEQERQICREKVGEKLCEKIINIVEVMNRHEYLPKMPTQSEVDNVFDTSLKDVQPYLYKISYQITDSLGTSVTTTMRRLIKDTLAL